Proteins encoded together in one Lysinibacillus sp. FSL K6-0232 window:
- a CDS encoding rod shape-determining protein → MFGLGSKDVGIDLGTANTLVFIKGKGIVLREPSVVAKNTKTGDIVAVGNDAKNMIGRTPGSIVAIRPMKDGVIADFDITTAMIEYYLKEASKNSGSNWKKPNVMICVPYGITSVEQRAVIDAARQAGAKEAFTIEEPFAAAIGSNLPVWDPTGSMVVDIGGGTTEVAVISLGGIVTSESVRVGGDAMDQSIISYIRKTYNLTIGERTAEAVKMEIGTALAEGSEEKMEIRGRDLLTGLPKTIEISSQEISESLREAVAAIIDGVRKTLEQTPPELSADVMERGIVLTGGGALLTNLDKVISQETNMPVFIAEDPLDCVAIGTGKALDNIDLIRQQQVKG, encoded by the coding sequence TTGTTTGGATTAGGAAGCAAAGATGTCGGGATTGACCTCGGCACAGCGAATACATTAGTGTTTATTAAAGGAAAAGGAATCGTTTTACGCGAACCTTCAGTAGTAGCAAAAAATACAAAAACAGGAGATATCGTTGCCGTTGGTAATGATGCTAAAAATATGATTGGGCGTACACCTGGTTCAATCGTAGCCATTCGTCCAATGAAGGATGGTGTTATTGCTGATTTTGATATTACAACTGCTATGATTGAGTATTATTTAAAAGAAGCTTCTAAAAACTCAGGAAGTAACTGGAAAAAACCGAATGTCATGATTTGTGTGCCTTATGGCATTACTTCAGTTGAGCAGCGTGCGGTCATTGATGCTGCACGACAAGCAGGTGCAAAAGAGGCATTCACAATCGAAGAGCCATTTGCTGCAGCAATCGGTTCGAACCTACCAGTATGGGACCCAACAGGTTCTATGGTTGTTGATATTGGTGGAGGTACAACAGAGGTTGCCGTTATTTCGCTAGGCGGTATTGTAACAAGTGAATCTGTGCGTGTTGGTGGGGATGCAATGGATCAGTCTATCATTTCCTATATTCGTAAAACGTATAATTTAACAATTGGTGAACGTACAGCAGAGGCTGTAAAAATGGAAATTGGTACAGCCTTGGCTGAAGGCTCAGAGGAAAAAATGGAGATTAGAGGTCGTGATTTGTTAACAGGCTTACCAAAAACAATCGAGATTTCCTCTCAAGAAATTTCTGAGTCTTTGCGTGAAGCGGTTGCTGCTATTATTGATGGCGTTCGCAAAACATTAGAGCAAACACCTCCTGAATTATCTGCTGACGTTATGGAGCGCGGTATTGTATTAACAGGTGGTGGTGCATTATTAACAAACTTGGACAAAGTGATTAGCCAAGAAACAAATATGCCTGTATTTATCGCAGAAGACCCTTTAGACTGTGTAGCAATTGGTACAGGTAAGGCATTGGATAATATCGACTTAATTCGTCAACAACAAGTGAAAGGGTAA
- the mreC gene encoding rod shape-determining protein MreC: MPHFFFNKKVILLLVGMVFLVALISFSLRDRTNATLPEQIIKDTVGVAQSLVAKPANYINGIFNNIDSLLNTYEENKRLKARLEDFAVVQAEATDLKSENTKLRELLNKSESLKAFNPIHATVIARNPDQWEEKIILDKGSSHGVEKNMAVMTAKGLVGKIILVTPFTSEVELLYTNNPNYRVSAMVLGEKEAYGLIEGFDEERNELIMKRIDSSLTVKEGEQVVSSGLGGIFPKGVPIGEITEVSTDDFGLTKMAYVKPSADFSILEHVVIAKRTSTVVDGSDGNATNEDLSNPQKKASEEEAE; encoded by the coding sequence ATGCCACACTTTTTCTTCAATAAGAAAGTAATTTTGCTGCTCGTAGGCATGGTTTTTCTTGTGGCATTGATTAGCTTCTCATTACGTGATCGGACGAATGCAACTTTACCAGAGCAAATTATTAAAGATACTGTCGGCGTCGCACAATCACTTGTAGCGAAGCCGGCGAATTATATTAATGGTATCTTTAATAATATTGACTCCCTCTTAAACACGTACGAAGAAAATAAACGTTTAAAAGCACGCTTAGAAGATTTTGCGGTTGTGCAAGCTGAAGCTACGGATTTAAAATCAGAGAATACAAAGCTTCGAGAGCTTTTGAATAAATCAGAAAGCTTAAAGGCATTTAATCCAATTCATGCAACAGTAATTGCTAGAAATCCCGACCAATGGGAAGAGAAAATTATTCTAGATAAAGGGTCTTCTCATGGTGTCGAAAAAAATATGGCAGTTATGACGGCGAAAGGGTTAGTTGGTAAAATTATACTGGTGACACCTTTCACATCTGAAGTAGAGCTTTTATATACAAATAATCCAAACTATCGTGTATCTGCGATGGTGTTAGGAGAAAAAGAAGCATACGGTTTAATCGAGGGCTTTGATGAAGAACGTAATGAACTCATTATGAAGCGAATCGATTCTAGCTTGACGGTTAAGGAAGGCGAGCAGGTAGTTTCTTCAGGTCTTGGTGGCATATTCCCAAAAGGTGTGCCAATTGGAGAAATTACGGAAGTAAGTACAGATGATTTTGGTTTAACAAAAATGGCTTATGTCAAACCATCTGCTGATTTTTCAATTTTAGAGCATGTTGTGATTGCTAAACGTACATCAACGGTTGTGGATGGCTCAGATGGCAATGCGACAAATGAAGATTTATCGAATCCGCAAAAAAAGGCAAGTGAAGAGGAGGCGGAGTGA